In the Methanococcus maripaludis genome, one interval contains:
- a CDS encoding DUF99 family protein, with product MEYKDEIGVIGIDDAPFNKFDKEALIIGTYMRGNKIVDEIYFKKIEKDGFDSTEKILKIVKDKHFTKINAIFLDGVTFGGFNIADIVKIYDETKIPVIVIIERKPDLLKIKSALKKHFFEFPEKIEMIESFPNPEPFENIVIQYIGISFEDACKIIKKTRLRSKIPECLRISHIVGRGFLNID from the coding sequence TTGGAATACAAAGATGAAATTGGAGTTATTGGAATCGATGATGCGCCATTTAACAAGTTTGATAAAGAAGCGCTGATTATTGGAACATATATGAGGGGAAATAAAATAGTCGATGAGATATACTTTAAAAAAATAGAAAAGGATGGCTTTGATTCGACTGAAAAAATTTTAAAAATTGTAAAAGATAAACATTTTACAAAAATAAATGCTATTTTTTTAGATGGCGTTACATTTGGCGGATTTAATATTGCAGATATTGTTAAAATCTACGATGAAACAAAAATTCCAGTAATTGTAATTATTGAACGAAAACCTGACCTTTTGAAAATAAAATCTGCTTTAAAAAAACATTTTTTTGAATTTCCAGAAAAAATTGAAATGATCGAATCTTTTCCAAACCCAGAACCTTTTGAAAATATAGTCATTCAATATATTGGAATAAGTTTTGAAGATGCTTGCAAAATAATTAAAAAAACAAGGCTTAGAAGTAAAATTCCAGAATGCCTTAGAATTTCACATATTGTTGGAAGGGGATTTTTGAATATTGACTAA
- a CDS encoding proteasome assembly chaperone family protein, with protein sequence MVKIIENKLIDAEPLKDAVLIEGLPGIGHVGRVAAEHIVEEFNGEKVLELYCDDFPPQIVVKDDGTIEYMKNEFYLVKEPVPMIIVLGNTQALSPKGQYVLSERIVDIAMKYGATKTYTLGGFGIGRISDELKVFVASTSKELSEQHKELGAEFRTDGGSIIGAAGLMLKFSKLKGIEGICLMGETPGYLVDPKSAGNVLEMLSKAIGFEIDMKKLDERAKEMEKFLEKVQMQEQGMQAPQHHDDLSYIG encoded by the coding sequence ATGGTAAAAATTATTGAGAACAAATTAATTGACGCAGAACCTTTAAAAGATGCGGTTTTAATTGAAGGACTTCCTGGAATCGGGCACGTTGGAAGAGTAGCTGCAGAACATATTGTTGAAGAATTCAACGGTGAAAAGGTTCTTGAACTTTATTGCGATGATTTTCCGCCACAAATCGTTGTAAAAGACGATGGAACAATTGAATACATGAAAAACGAATTTTATCTTGTAAAAGAACCAGTTCCAATGATAATTGTTCTTGGAAATACCCAAGCATTATCTCCAAAAGGACAGTACGTTCTTTCAGAAAGAATTGTAGACATTGCAATGAAATACGGTGCTACAAAAACATACACACTCGGCGGATTTGGAATTGGAAGAATTTCCGATGAGTTAAAAGTGTTTGTTGCATCAACCTCAAAAGAACTTTCAGAACAGCACAAAGAACTTGGTGCAGAATTTAGAACCGATGGCGGAAGTATAATCGGTGCAGCAGGTTTAATGCTTAAATTTTCAAAATTAAAAGGAATTGAAGGCATTTGTTTAATGGGTGAAACTCCGGGCTACCTTGTTGACCCAAAATCTGCTGGAAATGTACTTGAAATGCTTTCAAAAGCAATCGGGTTTGAAATCGACATGAAAAAACTCGATGAAAGAGCAAAAGAAATGGAAAAATTCTTAGAAAAAGTACAGATGCAGGAGCAAGGAATGCAAGCTCCACAACATCACGATGATTTAAGCTACATCGGATAA
- a CDS encoding 50S ribosomal protein L11 methyltransferase: MELKLSVPQWHYSMLLDDERVSVFKEAVEESVKSGNIVFDLGTGSGILAMIAAKNAKHVYAVELDPITTDYTKENIKENDFKNITVIEDDAAYYPFSEKADIVIAELLDTGLITEPQVPVLNSIIKKGLLKEGGIIIPEEVYNSAQIVKSKMDHIYYDEEVTSEEVSNEIIYDTINFYKVNDEDVEYLLNFDLKEDVKNPAVRLNTYTKLKEDLISGSSPMLNPPLVIPITGELKAGTVKIKLSYVMGGDLESINVQIIK; encoded by the coding sequence GTGGAATTAAAATTGTCTGTACCTCAGTGGCACTACAGTATGCTTTTAGATGATGAAAGAGTTTCAGTATTTAAGGAAGCAGTTGAAGAATCCGTAAAATCTGGTAATATCGTATTTGATCTTGGAACTGGAAGTGGAATTCTTGCAATGATTGCAGCAAAAAATGCAAAACACGTTTATGCAGTTGAATTAGATCCTATAACAACTGACTATACTAAAGAAAATATAAAAGAAAACGATTTTAAAAATATTACTGTTATCGAAGATGACGCGGCTTATTATCCCTTTTCAGAAAAAGCAGACATCGTAATTGCAGAACTTCTCGATACTGGATTGATTACCGAACCACAGGTTCCGGTTTTAAATTCAATAATCAAAAAAGGGCTTTTAAAAGAAGGGGGAATAATAATCCCAGAAGAAGTTTATAACTCTGCACAGATTGTTAAATCAAAAATGGACCACATTTATTACGATGAAGAAGTAACGTCAGAAGAGGTTTCAAACGAAATTATTTATGATACTATTAATTTTTACAAGGTAAATGATGAAGATGTCGAATATTTACTTAACTTTGATTTAAAAGAAGACGTAAAAAATCCGGCAGTAAGGTTGAACACTTATACAAAATTAAAAGAGGATCTTATTTCTGGTTCAAGCCCCATGTTAAATCCACCGCTTGTGATTCCAATAACTGGAGAATTAAAGGCAGGAACTGTTAAAATAAAATTATCCTATGTAATGGGCGGAGATTTGGAGTCTATAAACGTTCAAATTATAAAATAG
- a CDS encoding DUF4013 domain-containing protein, whose translation MFFERYIKDPLQFAWSDPKKIFVGGVFQLISIGGIISGLVIMFASLIPSLMDIAPELALVTSLGGVLLGFIVATIGVVFTAFIYGYYMRIIENTLEGSFELPEWEDFKELLTKGAYFFLGIFILQVIFGIISVIVTAPFVILLMLNDGYSNLLIFNIFMNLVSFVLSVIEALYITLATINFVDKKKFMGFFDLKEVVSKISIEYVLVLVAVALVSILVVIPVIIILLIPVLIGIFTQNVFLMIAIALIVLAMPFLQMFLTVFGYRSYSNYFLSKKESILEENTDFENNE comes from the coding sequence ATGTTTTTTGAACGGTATATTAAGGATCCACTACAATTCGCATGGTCCGATCCGAAAAAAATATTTGTGGGCGGAGTTTTCCAATTAATTTCAATTGGGGGAATAATATCAGGACTTGTTATAATGTTTGCAAGTTTAATCCCATCTTTAATGGATATTGCACCGGAACTTGCATTAGTTACATCTCTTGGCGGAGTTTTACTGGGTTTTATAGTTGCAACGATTGGTGTAGTTTTCACTGCTTTTATTTATGGATATTACATGAGAATAATTGAAAATACCCTTGAAGGCAGCTTTGAACTTCCAGAATGGGAAGATTTTAAAGAACTTTTAACTAAGGGGGCATATTTTTTCCTTGGAATTTTCATTTTACAAGTGATATTTGGAATAATAAGCGTTATCGTCACAGCACCATTTGTTATACTTTTGATGTTAAATGATGGTTATTCAAACTTGTTGATATTTAACATTTTCATGAATTTGGTGTCTTTTGTACTTTCGGTGATTGAAGCACTTTACATAACCCTTGCAACGATTAATTTCGTAGATAAAAAGAAATTCATGGGATTTTTTGATTTAAAAGAAGTAGTTTCAAAAATATCAATAGAATACGTACTTGTACTTGTTGCAGTGGCACTCGTTTCAATATTGGTGGTCATTCCGGTGATTATTATATTATTGATCCCAGTATTAATTGGAATATTCACACAAAACGTATTTTTAATGATTGCAATAGCCCTTATTGTACTTGCAATGCCGTTTTTACAGATGTTTTTAACGGTATTTGGATACAGAAGCTATTCAAATTATTTTTTATCTAAAAAAGAAAGTATTTTGGAAGAAAACACGGATTTTGAAAATAATGAATAA
- a CDS encoding methanogenesis marker 16 metalloprotein produces the protein MEKVVITVDELKKMIRNNEEDKIDEVNVVTAGTCGIMSGTLGIFHIPIGESFKKAEKFYLNGIEGYPGPCPNEFLGSVDCTIYGTKHSGNYGGGFLFKELISGKEVEAVVESAGKTYRKMLKLEDIPTARLVGTRNAFKNYVALTNTGEPVNTIFHRKMLKPGEASFSGCGELNPLQNMYSDEKYITGKKILVNGAEGLILGYGTRSSKEKPNMMISADMHEMDEYYIGGFVTSAGAEIFNTIAVPIEVNEKNKEYLKTLDSEIELPLTNVFGRTSLGSGKYSEVWENAELRPKVDINRCRVCDFCEAQKMCPTNAIVRLDHLGKRSLPNENCFGCGVCVDSCTYGVYQMDRKSILDIPITCRQSDRIRALKLAKELKKRIEKEEFEL, from the coding sequence ATGGAAAAAGTAGTAATTACTGTTGACGAATTAAAAAAAATGATTCGAAATAACGAAGAAGATAAAATTGACGAAGTTAACGTTGTAACGGCAGGCACTTGCGGAATAATGTCTGGAACTTTGGGGATATTTCACATTCCAATTGGAGAATCATTTAAAAAAGCTGAAAAATTCTATTTAAATGGAATTGAAGGATATCCTGGACCCTGTCCAAATGAATTTTTAGGAAGTGTTGACTGCACAATTTATGGAACAAAACATTCTGGAAATTACGGTGGAGGATTTTTATTCAAGGAATTAATTTCAGGAAAAGAAGTCGAAGCAGTCGTTGAATCAGCTGGAAAAACATATAGAAAAATGTTAAAATTAGAGGATATACCAACTGCAAGACTTGTTGGAACCAGAAATGCATTTAAAAATTATGTGGCACTTACAAACACTGGAGAACCAGTAAATACAATATTTCATAGAAAAATGTTAAAACCTGGAGAAGCTTCGTTTTCAGGCTGCGGGGAACTAAATCCGCTCCAAAATATGTATTCTGATGAAAAATACATTACTGGAAAAAAAATACTTGTGAATGGCGCAGAAGGACTTATTTTGGGATATGGAACCAGATCCTCAAAAGAAAAACCAAACATGATGATTTCAGCAGATATGCATGAAATGGACGAATATTATATTGGGGGATTTGTAACGTCAGCAGGTGCAGAGATTTTTAACACGATTGCGGTTCCGATCGAAGTAAACGAAAAAAATAAAGAATATTTAAAGACGCTTGATTCTGAAATAGAACTTCCGCTAACAAATGTATTTGGAAGAACTAGTCTCGGTTCTGGAAAATATTCCGAAGTATGGGAAAATGCTGAATTAAGACCCAAAGTTGATATTAACCGATGCAGAGTTTGTGATTTTTGTGAAGCTCAAAAAATGTGCCCTACAAATGCAATCGTAAGGCTTGACCATTTGGGAAAAAGAAGCCTTCCAAATGAAAACTGCTTTGGATGCGGGGTCTGTGTTGATTCCTGTACTTATGGAGTATACCAGATGGATAGAAAAAGTATTTTGGATATTCCAATAACTTGCAGGCAGTCTGATAGAATTAGAGCATTAAAACTTGCGAAAGAACTTAAAAAACGAATTGAAAAAGAAGAATTTGAATTGTAA
- a CDS encoding TrkA family potassium uptake protein — MYIIIAGMGRVGISLAKSLSGKGHDLVLLDQNKKTCEEVAGEIDALVINGDCTKTKSLENAGIEDAEIFIAVTGNQEINLISGLIAKKFNVPKTIARVSEPDYKSVFESLGIGVVISPELVAANYIEKLIDRPGVVDLAIVGRGDAEILELIIPPTSKVADKKIRELGGAKDYVIIAIYEGNELKIPDGSTELKAYDRILILVKTDSLEEVRKVFSSENKE, encoded by the coding sequence ATGTATATTATCATTGCAGGAATGGGTAGAGTTGGAATTTCACTTGCAAAATCGCTTTCAGGTAAGGGACACGATTTGGTGTTGCTCGATCAGAACAAAAAAACATGTGAAGAAGTTGCAGGCGAAATCGATGCCCTCGTAATTAATGGGGACTGTACAAAAACAAAATCGCTTGAAAATGCAGGCATTGAAGATGCAGAAATATTTATTGCAGTTACTGGAAATCAAGAAATAAACCTGATCAGTGGATTGATTGCAAAAAAATTCAATGTTCCAAAAACTATCGCAAGAGTTAGTGAACCGGATTACAAAAGCGTGTTCGAAAGTCTTGGAATTGGTGTTGTAATAAGCCCCGAGCTTGTTGCAGCAAACTACATAGAAAAATTAATCGATAGACCTGGTGTTGTAGACCTTGCAATCGTTGGAAGGGGGGATGCAGAAATATTAGAACTCATAATTCCTCCAACATCAAAAGTTGCAGATAAAAAAATCAGGGAACTTGGTGGGGCAAAGGACTACGTCATAATTGCGATCTACGAAGGAAACGAGCTAAAAATTCCGGATGGAAGTACTGAATTAAAAGCATACGATAGAATCTTAATTTTGGTTAAAACAGATTCATTGGAAGAAGTTAGAAAAGTCTTTTCAAGTGAAAACAAGGAATGA
- a CDS encoding DUF4013 domain-containing protein — MFFEKYIKDPLQYAWSDPKKIFVGGVLHLISMFGISVGVMVMFASAIPVLMNIAPEIALFASLGGVLFGFIIATIGVVVYAFIGGYCVKLIENTLQGSSELPEWENFKELLKKGAYFLTGLFIIYAVFTLITTILIIPFYLPLWLTMWSESFSNMLIIGALINLISCGMAIVQTLYMELAPINFVDKNDFKGFFEVKEIISKMSIEYVLVLVAISIVTILITMIVCILLLIPVLIGTVTNNVLLMASISIIVLAMPFLCMFFTVFWYRSITNYYLSKKESMLEEKTDLENNE; from the coding sequence ATGTTTTTTGAAAAATATATTAAAGATCCACTACAGTATGCGTGGTCGGATCCGAAAAAGATATTTGTGGGAGGAGTTCTTCATTTAATTTCTATGTTTGGGATATCTGTTGGAGTTATGGTCATGTTTGCAAGTGCAATTCCTGTTTTAATGAATATTGCACCTGAAATTGCATTATTTGCTTCACTTGGTGGAGTTTTATTTGGATTTATAATTGCAACAATTGGTGTGGTCGTTTATGCATTTATCGGCGGATACTGTGTGAAATTAATTGAAAATACTCTTCAAGGCAGTTCTGAACTTCCAGAATGGGAGAATTTTAAAGAACTTTTAAAAAAGGGTGCGTATTTTTTAACTGGACTTTTTATTATTTATGCAGTATTTACTCTAATAACAACAATACTCATAATTCCGTTTTATTTACCCCTATGGTTGACTATGTGGTCGGAAAGTTTTTCCAATATGCTTATTATTGGAGCACTTATAAATTTGATATCTTGTGGAATGGCAATTGTCCAGACATTATACATGGAACTTGCACCGATTAATTTCGTGGATAAAAATGATTTCAAGGGATTTTTTGAGGTAAAAGAAATTATTTCAAAAATGTCTATTGAATACGTGCTTGTGCTTGTTGCAATATCCATCGTTACTATCTTGATAACTATGATTGTGTGTATACTACTATTAATTCCCGTGCTTATTGGAACGGTTACTAATAATGTACTCTTAATGGCTTCAATATCCATTATTGTACTTGCAATGCCGTTTTTATGCATGTTTTTTACAGTATTTTGGTATAGAAGCATTACGAATTATTATCTGTCTAAAAAAGAAAGTATGTTGGAAGAAAAAACGGATCTTGAAAATAATGAATAA
- a CDS encoding ferritin family protein — protein MPDFGHPFAGVAKDKKLTDEELIRAIRFMIAAEYEAIQLYMQLAESTDNELAIEVLKDIADEERVHAGEFLRLLKELSPDEEKFYAEGAEEVEEEIEKLKSK, from the coding sequence ATGCCAGATTTTGGACATCCATTTGCAGGGGTTGCAAAAGACAAAAAATTAACTGATGAGGAATTAATTCGTGCTATACGTTTTATGATCGCAGCTGAATATGAAGCAATACAGCTCTATATGCAGTTAGCAGAATCAACGGATAACGAACTTGCTATTGAGGTCTTAAAGGATATAGCTGATGAGGAAAGAGTACATGCTGGAGAGTTCTTAAGACTTTTAAAAGAGCTTAGCCCAGATGAAGAAAAATTCTATGCCGAAGGTGCAGAAGAAGTTGAGGAAGAAATTGAAAAGCTAAAAAGTAAATGA
- the pyk gene encoding pyruvate kinase: MVEKSTEYRKTKILVTMGPSLEEDFEKSLEFIDGIRFNMSHANKENIEKYLDILNKKNIAKLMDLKGNKIRIKKSAFSELVENQIVKIGKDILISYIPKCIEKDQNILINDGKIKLIVESVEKEIIARVLVGGTLKEKMGVNFPDGCFPNDLTVEDIENVKFAIENDFEYIALSFVRSETDILNLKNLIKENSGNCSVIAKIETKEGLKNIDEILNHSDGVMIARGDLGVEVAIEYLPIIQKNIIKLANEKGKLVITATQMLDSMVNNPYPTRAEVTDVANAIFDGTDCLMLSNETTIGKYPIDSIKTLDNIARVSEGDISKYKQEINFEEHSIYSGIAYAVEALSKKLNPKIIITPTTSGKTPLRISKFRFNSPIIALAPENIIFRKLRLVWGVIPKKIDEIGDVDEVLEISKNIAKDMIKTGIYVVTLGHPKGEKKTNVIKVESI, translated from the coding sequence TTGGTTGAAAAATCGACTGAATATAGAAAAACCAAAATTCTGGTTACCATGGGACCATCTCTTGAAGAAGATTTTGAAAAAAGTCTTGAGTTTATTGATGGGATTCGTTTTAACATGTCTCATGCGAATAAGGAAAATATTGAAAAATATCTCGATATTTTAAATAAAAAAAATATTGCGAAACTCATGGATTTAAAGGGAAATAAGATTAGAATAAAAAAATCAGCTTTTTCAGAACTTGTTGAAAATCAAATTGTAAAAATTGGAAAAGATATTTTAATTTCATATATCCCAAAATGTATTGAAAAAGACCAAAATATCCTGATTAATGATGGAAAAATAAAATTAATCGTTGAAAGTGTTGAAAAAGAGATAATTGCACGTGTTTTGGTTGGGGGAACCTTAAAAGAAAAAATGGGCGTAAACTTTCCTGATGGGTGTTTTCCAAACGATTTAACAGTTGAAGATATAGAAAACGTGAAATTTGCAATTGAAAATGACTTTGAATATATTGCGCTCTCGTTTGTTAGAAGTGAAACGGATATTTTGAATTTAAAAAATTTAATTAAAGAAAATTCCGGAAATTGCTCAGTTATTGCAAAAATTGAAACCAAAGAAGGCTTGAAGAATATTGATGAGATTTTAAATCATTCAGATGGAGTAATGATTGCGAGAGGAGACCTTGGAGTTGAAGTAGCGATTGAATATTTACCGATAATTCAAAAAAATATCATAAAACTTGCAAATGAAAAGGGAAAACTTGTAATTACTGCAACACAGATGCTTGATTCAATGGTTAATAATCCATATCCTACAAGGGCAGAAGTTACTGATGTTGCAAATGCAATATTTGATGGAACTGACTGTTTAATGCTTTCAAATGAAACTACAATTGGAAAATACCCAATTGATTCAATAAAAACTCTCGACAATATTGCAAGGGTTTCAGAAGGAGATATTTCAAAATACAAACAAGAAATCAACTTTGAAGAACATTCAATATATTCCGGAATTGCCTACGCAGTTGAAGCTCTTTCAAAAAAATTAAATCCTAAAATTATAATCACCCCTACAACGTCTGGAAAAACACCGCTCAGAATTTCAAAATTCCGGTTTAACTCGCCAATTATTGCACTTGCTCCTGAAAATATAATTTTTAGAAAATTAAGACTTGTGTGGGGAGTAATTCCAAAAAAAATTGATGAAATCGGAGATGTTGATGAAGTACTTGAAATATCTAAAAATATTGCGAAAGATATGATTAAAACAGGGATATACGTTGTAACGCTCGGGCACCCAAAAGGCGAGAAAAAAACAAACGTTATAAAAGTTGAGAGCATATAA
- the coaBC gene encoding bifunctional phosphopantothenoylcysteine decarboxylase/phosphopantothenate--cysteine ligase CoaBC, which translates to MHPTKTLHGAKSKLLDGKKLVVAVTSSIAAIEAPRLMRELIRHGAEVYCIMTEETKDIVGKYSLEFGCGNEVMDKITGKIEHVDLYNNCDGIIVFPATANIISKISLNLADNIVNTTAMMFLEKKPIIIAPSMHQNMLDTVKGHIKTLSEKNNVFVMGSKMEEEKAKAISIEDVSELAIDVFSDRKEERKKVLILAGGTAEPIDKVRVITNLSSGKTGISLAEEFCRQNYDVEVIKGLGKDIPYYIKSENVVTSEEMLEKALERGENADIIISCAAISDYAPESNFEGKLSSDIETQVINLKQTPKVLERLRKEFPKKIIIGYKAEYGINLDELKEKAQSRLEKYNLDVIVANDLSKHYFGDDLNEILIIDRENTLKISGTKDEISKKIVEVVNNL; encoded by the coding sequence ATGCACCCTACAAAAACACTTCACGGAGCAAAATCAAAATTGCTTGATGGTAAAAAACTCGTTGTAGCAGTTACTTCATCAATTGCAGCAATTGAAGCGCCAAGATTGATGAGAGAATTAATCAGACACGGTGCTGAAGTTTACTGCATAATGACTGAAGAAACAAAGGATATTGTTGGAAAATACTCACTTGAATTTGGATGCGGAAACGAAGTAATGGACAAAATCACTGGAAAAATCGAACATGTTGATTTATACAATAACTGCGATGGAATTATAGTTTTTCCGGCAACTGCCAATATAATATCTAAAATTTCACTGAATCTCGCAGATAACATTGTAAACACGACTGCAATGATGTTTTTAGAAAAAAAACCAATTATAATTGCTCCGTCAATGCATCAGAACATGTTAGATACGGTTAAGGGTCATATAAAAACGCTTTCTGAAAAAAATAACGTTTTTGTAATGGGCTCAAAAATGGAAGAAGAAAAAGCAAAAGCAATTTCAATTGAAGACGTTTCAGAGCTTGCGATTGATGTATTTTCTGATAGAAAAGAAGAAAGGAAAAAAGTGCTTATTCTAGCGGGCGGAACTGCTGAACCAATTGATAAAGTAAGAGTAATTACGAACCTTTCTTCTGGAAAAACTGGCATTTCACTTGCAGAAGAATTTTGTAGACAGAATTACGACGTTGAAGTGATAAAAGGACTTGGAAAAGATATTCCATATTATATAAAATCAGAAAATGTTGTTACTTCAGAAGAAATGCTTGAAAAAGCGCTTGAACGTGGTGAAAACGCGGATATAATTATTTCATGTGCCGCAATTTCAGATTATGCTCCTGAATCTAATTTTGAAGGAAAATTAAGTTCCGATATCGAAACACAAGTTATAAACTTAAAACAGACTCCAAAAGTTTTGGAAAGATTAAGGAAAGAATTCCCTAAAAAAATTATTATTGGATACAAAGCAGAATATGGGATAAATTTAGACGAATTAAAGGAAAAAGCGCAGTCAAGACTTGAAAAATATAATTTAGATGTAATTGTTGCAAACGATCTTTCAAAACATTATTTTGGCGATGATTTAAACGAAATTTTGATTATTGATAGAGAAAATACCCTGAAAATTTCTGGAACTAAAGATGAAATATCCAAAAAAATTGTTGAAGTTGTAAATAATCTCTAA
- the fhcD gene encoding formylmethanofuran--tetrahydromethanopterin N-formyltransferase has protein sequence MELNGVVIEDTFAEGFPIWVSRVLITAATERLAKAAATEATGFACSVIMCPAEAGIEKYVSPAETPDGRPGYIIEICHPKKAELEHQLLERIGQCVLTAPTTAVFNAMGEDATEELKVGFKLKYFGDGYEKKVTCEECGKTLYSVPIMGGDFLIESKLGIKKGVAGGNFFIMAENNMAALMGAEAAVDAISQVEKTITPFTGGIVASGSKVGYTNPKYSFMAATTNEKMCPTLKDTVEGSEIPADVNGVYEIVIDGIDEAAVAAAMKAGIKAAVTVPGVKKITAGNYGGKLGPFQIQLQGLF, from the coding sequence ATGGAACTAAACGGTGTAGTAATTGAAGACACATTCGCAGAAGGATTCCCGATCTGGGTTTCAAGAGTATTGATCACAGCAGCAACAGAAAGATTAGCAAAAGCAGCTGCAACTGAAGCAACAGGATTTGCATGCTCAGTTATCATGTGCCCAGCTGAAGCAGGTATTGAAAAATACGTATCCCCTGCAGAAACACCTGATGGAAGGCCAGGATACATTATTGAAATCTGCCACCCTAAGAAAGCAGAATTAGAACACCAATTATTAGAAAGAATCGGACAGTGTGTATTAACAGCTCCAACAACAGCAGTATTCAACGCAATGGGCGAAGATGCTACAGAAGAATTGAAAGTTGGTTTCAAATTAAAATACTTCGGTGACGGATACGAGAAAAAAGTAACCTGCGAAGAATGCGGAAAAACACTTTACTCAGTTCCAATCATGGGTGGAGACTTCCTCATTGAAAGTAAACTCGGAATTAAAAAAGGAGTTGCAGGAGGTAACTTCTTTATTATGGCTGAAAACAATATGGCTGCATTAATGGGTGCAGAAGCTGCAGTTGATGCAATTAGCCAAGTTGAAAAAACAATCACACCATTTACCGGTGGAATCGTTGCTTCAGGAAGTAAAGTAGGATACACAAACCCTAAATACAGTTTCATGGCTGCAACCACAAACGAAAAAATGTGCCCTACATTAAAAGACACTGTTGAAGGAAGCGAAATTCCAGCAGATGTTAACGGGGTTTATGAAATCGTTATCGACGGTATTGACGAAGCTGCAGTTGCTGCTGCTATGAAAGCAGGAATTAAAGCTGCCGTAACAGTTCCAGGCGTTAAAAAAATCACTGCAGGAAACTACGGTGGAAAATTAGGTCCTTTCCAAATACAATTACAAGGATTATTCTAA
- a CDS encoding RimK family alpha-L-glutamate ligase gives MKIGILAHKKTPENLMIYEELNKKCSVEFIDPLEVFMRFENYEFDLILSRVERDFLKEGIYALNDIPKDIPVINSAETIQTCQNKYFTYLKLKKVSPKSFLTYSGDMSGIIEKINANFGFPCVIKPIYGGYGDGVLKVDSESGFAEVFNKKDERSELFVQEYIPYIHDIRVFVLNNEIIGSMERIPKNSWKANYSLGAEIKEFNLSSEAKDMVLDSVKKLGADIVGIDVLISKDNTYILEANITPQFRGMMNFVNVPEKIADYCLKYLK, from the coding sequence ATGAAGATCGGAATATTGGCGCACAAAAAAACGCCTGAAAATTTAATGATTTACGAAGAACTTAATAAAAAATGTAGCGTTGAATTTATCGACCCGTTAGAAGTTTTTATGAGATTCGAAAACTATGAATTTGATTTAATTTTATCAAGGGTTGAACGGGATTTTTTAAAAGAAGGAATTTATGCATTAAATGATATTCCAAAAGATATTCCAGTTATAAATTCCGCCGAAACCATTCAAACATGTCAGAATAAATATTTTACATACTTAAAATTAAAAAAAGTATCTCCAAAATCATTTTTAACATATTCCGGGGATATGTCTGGAATTATTGAAAAAATAAATGCTAATTTTGGATTTCCCTGTGTCATAAAGCCAATATATGGCGGATATGGGGACGGGGTTTTGAAGGTAGATTCAGAGTCTGGATTTGCTGAGGTATTTAATAAAAAAGATGAAAGAAGTGAACTTTTTGTTCAGGAATATATTCCATACATTCATGACATTCGGGTTTTCGTGTTGAATAATGAAATCATCGGATCGATGGAAAGAATTCCAAAAAACAGCTGGAAAGCGAATTATTCTCTTGGTGCAGAAATAAAAGAATTTAATCTATCAAGTGAAGCAAAAGATATGGTTTTAGATTCTGTAAAAAAACTGGGTGCAGATATCGTTGGAATCGATGTTTTAATCTCAAAAGATAATACTTATATTTTGGAAGCAAATATCACGCCGCAGTTTAGGGGAATGATGAATTTTGTAAATGTTCCAGAAAAAATTGCAGATTACTGTTTAAAGTACTTAAAATAA